Proteins encoded together in one Impatiens glandulifera chromosome 1, dImpGla2.1, whole genome shotgun sequence window:
- the LOC124921819 gene encoding uncharacterized protein LOC124921819: protein MKEEDDERRETAMASAPSLQPNFKSSITTKAQISKFQELHKRRLQIKAKTIEKKKKDKKKPLLDEISCASNYEEEILSREEGSSSPSVSIENPAELKKRKLHWGLDTKERWERKANM, encoded by the exons ATGAAGGAAGAAGACGATGAAAGGCGAGAAACTGCAATGGCGTCGGCTCCATCTCTGCAGCCGAATTTCAAATCCTCCATTACTACAAAAGCTCAAATTTCCAAGTTTCAG GAACTGCATAAGAGGCGATTACAGATAaaagccaaaacaattgagaaaaagaagaaag ATAAGAAGAAACCTCTGCTTGACGAAATTTCCTGTGCAAGTAACTATGAAGAAGAAATCTTAAGTAGAGAAGAAGGAAGTTCAAGCCCATCTGTCTCGATCGAAAACCCAGCTGAACTAAAGAAGCGGAAGTTGCATTGGGG GCTTGATACAAAGGAGAGATGGGAAAGGAAAGCAAACATGTAA
- the LOC124920597 gene encoding 40S ribosomal protein S7-like, with product MFTSMKKIHKDKGAEPTEFEETVAQALFDLENTNPELKSDLKDLFINSALQVDVSGNRKAVVIHVPYRLRKAFRKIQLRLVRELEKKFSGKDVIVIATRRITRPPKKGSAVQRPRSRTLTSVHEAILEDIVYPAEIVGKRTRYRVDGSKIMKVFLDSKARNDTEYKLESFSGVYRKLSGREVVFEYPITEA from the exons ATGTTCACTTCAATGAAGAAGATCCACAAAGATAAGGGTGCTGAACCCACCGAGTTTGAGGAGACAGTCGCCCAA GCTTTGTTTGATCTTGAGAACACAAACCCAGAGTTGAAGAGCGATCTTAAGGATCTTTTCATCAACTCAGCACT TCAAGTTGATGTGTCTGGAAACCGCAAAGCTGTTGTTATCCATGTTCCATACAGATTGAGGAAAGCTTTTCGCAAGATTCAACTTAGGTTGGTGAGAGAGCTGGAGAAGAAATTCAGTGGCAAAGATGTTATTGTTATTGCCACCAGGAGGATAACTAGGCCACCAAAGAAGGGTTCCGCTGTCCAGAGGCCTCGTTCTCGCACACTCACCTCTGTCCACGAGGCTATTCTCGAGGATATTGTCTACCCTGCTGAGATTGTTGGAAAGCGTACCAGATACAGAGTCGATGGATCCAAAATTATGAAg GTTTTCTTGGATTCGAAGGCTCGTAATGATACCGAATACAAGTTGGAATCGTTTTCTGGAGTTTACAGAAAGCTCTCTGGCAGGGAGGTGGTCTTTGAATACCCAATTACAGAGGCTTAA